The following coding sequences are from one Prochlorococcus marinus CUG1438 window:
- a CDS encoding glycosyltransferase family 4 protein, with the protein MKIYIQTIRKNKSIRKIFNFLKLFFHYLSRKFNSKKRNNSKINFVVEKANWSIKWDGIYMKKSLNKKYGENLIELSNIPLINSKKKVIHFGSQYMWVDWSGFISTRNKYVVSFFHGKYEDGTTASKHLDDFIETKDSLYRVITASTLILKRLKNWGIPNSKLTLIPIGVDTNLFSVPSITKKKRIRKKLGFKDHEIVIGSFQKDGIGWSDGNLPKYIKGPDLFINSVDLISKEFPVVVLLTGPARGYVKNQLKDRRIKFKHIFLNCYEEIVDYYHALDLYIISSREEGGPKGIVESMASGVPLVSTNVGMASDFLVDNINGALVQSFEPEEIAKKSIKILSNQSKDNLIKQARSDVMKADWKVVADMHWEKVYLPALKELSEK; encoded by the coding sequence ATGAAAATATATATTCAAACAATAAGAAAGAATAAATCAATAAGAAAAATATTTAATTTTCTTAAACTTTTTTTTCATTATTTATCAAGAAAATTTAATTCAAAAAAAAGAAATAATTCAAAAATTAACTTTGTTGTAGAGAAAGCTAATTGGTCCATTAAATGGGATGGTATTTATATGAAAAAATCTCTTAATAAAAAATATGGAGAGAACCTAATTGAACTGAGCAACATACCGTTAATTAACTCCAAAAAGAAAGTAATTCACTTTGGATCACAATACATGTGGGTTGACTGGTCGGGATTCATTTCTACTAGAAATAAATATGTGGTTTCATTCTTTCATGGAAAATATGAAGATGGCACAACTGCAAGTAAACATTTAGATGACTTTATTGAAACAAAAGATTCTTTATATAGAGTTATTACAGCCTCTACCCTAATCTTGAAAAGATTAAAAAATTGGGGCATACCAAATTCAAAATTAACTCTCATACCAATAGGCGTTGATACTAATTTATTTTCGGTCCCTTCAATTACAAAAAAAAAGAGAATTAGAAAAAAACTGGGTTTTAAAGATCATGAGATTGTCATTGGATCATTTCAAAAAGATGGAATTGGTTGGTCAGATGGCAACTTACCAAAATATATAAAAGGGCCCGATTTATTTATAAATTCAGTAGATTTGATTTCTAAAGAATTTCCTGTAGTAGTTCTTTTGACAGGACCTGCGAGAGGTTACGTTAAAAATCAATTAAAAGATAGACGCATTAAATTTAAACATATCTTTTTAAATTGTTATGAAGAAATTGTTGATTATTATCATGCATTAGATCTTTATATTATTTCCTCAAGAGAGGAGGGTGGGCCAAAAGGAATTGTTGAATCTATGGCAAGTGGGGTGCCATTGGTCTCAACAAATGTCGGCATGGCAAGTGATTTTTTAGTAGATAATATAAATGGCGCTCTTGTACAAAGTTTTGAACCTGAAGAAATTGCTAAAAAAAGTATTAAAATACTAAGTAATCAATCCAAAGATAATTTAATCAAGCAAGCTCGATCAGATGTAATGAAAGCCGATTGGAAAGTTGTTGCAGACATGCATTGGGAAAAAGTTTATTTACCTGCTCTTAAAGAATTAAGTGAAAAATAA